CTCTACTTTAGCCCAAAATACAAGGTTCAACAATAATTTTATTTCGGAAATGACGCTATTGCTCGAAGCCGACGAGAAATCAGAAATGACTATTATTGTAGACGAAATCAATGGCGACAACCTCAAAGTAAAAGGGAAAGCACAGCTTAATGTAGGTATTACCCCAAGTGGACAGCCTTATATTTTGGGCTTGTACGAGCTTACCGAGGGAAGTTATGACCTTTCGTTTGAGCTTCTCAAAAAGCAATTTACCATTGAAAAAGGAAGTAATATCTTGTGGATGGGCGACCCTATGAGCGGTAAAATCAATATTACGGCCATTTATCAGGTAAATACCTCAGCAGCCGATTTACTCAATTCTACCGAAACGCAATATCGCTCTAAAATCCCTTTTGAGGTTCTTCTTAAATTAGATGGGCCAATGCAAAAAATTGAAACGTCATTTGAAATACGCCTTCCCGAAAAACCCGCCGTACCAATCGACGACAATGTAAAAACGAATGTTAATGCCAAATTAAAAGAGTTAAATACCAATACCACCGACCTCAACAAGCAAGTATTTGCTTTATTGATTTTAAATAAATTTTTCTCAGAAAAATCTTCCGATTTTTTCTCGACTATCAACCCTGAAGCCATTGTTCGCCAAAGTGTGAGTAAGCTCTTGTCTGACCAATTAGAAAAACTAGCTGGCGATGTTATTAAAGGAGTTAACTTGAGTATAAACCTCAATTCTACCCAAAGTACTTTTGGCAAAGAATCGTCTTCAAGAACCGACCTAAACTTAGGGTTATCAAAAGCATTTTTCAACGATAAGCTCAAAGTTGAAGTAGGCAAAAACTTTGAATTAGAAAATACCAATGGTATTCAGAGAAATCCAACTGAGGTATTTGACAACGTAAGAATAAACTATAACCTTACCGACGATGGCAGATACCGATTTATAGCCTATCGTAAAAATCAGTTTCAAACAGTACTTGAAGGTTTTGTGGTAGAAACAGGTGTAAGCTTCACCATCACGTTTGATTATCAGTCTATTAATGAAGTTTTAAGAAAAAAGAAATAAGTAAGCATTTATGCCCACGAAAATAATTATATACCTCATTGTATTACTCATCATGAGTAGTTGCTCTGTTTCTCGCAAATTACCTGCGGGCGAGAGCCTCTATACAGGTGCCGAAATTATCGTACAACCAGACTCTTCTATCAAAAAAGCAGATGTTGAGGCGGTTAAAGTTGAACTTACCGAATTTGTACGTCCTAAGCCCAATAGCAATATCTTTGGCTTTCCTTATCGTGTTTGGCTGTATTATCTGATGGGCGAACCCAAAAAAGAAAAAGGTCTTAGAATGTGGTTTAGAAAAAAATTTGGTGAACCCCCAGTATTAGCAAGTAAAGGAGCTACAACAGCCAATGCCAAGCAAATCAACTCTTTACTCAATAACCAAGGTTTTTTCAGAACAACAACATCGGGCGATTTGGTTGAAAAAAGCCGTATGGCAAAAGCCGTTTATAAAGTTCGTTTAAAAGCTAGATATTATATTGATTCTGTTACCTTCCAAACCGATGGCGATACATCGGCCTTTGGGAAGGCTTTTGCCGATACACGAAAAAATACTTTATTGAAAAAAGGTACGCCTTATCAGTTTGACAAGTTGCTGGAGGAACGTACTCGAATAGAAAGGGAACTCAGAGTAAAGGGATTCTATTACTTTAGGTCCGATTATATTCTTTTCAAGGCCGACTCAGTAAGCCACAAAGAAAAAGTAGATATTACCGTAGAAATAAAAACCAACGTTACCCAAGTAGACAAAAAGGTTTACCGTATCAACGACATCCACGTAATTGCCGATTATGGCGAAAACTTAGCTACCAATACGTCGTCGGCTGTACTTGCCAAAACTTTTAGAGGTATTCAAGTAATTGACCCACTGGGTGCTTATCGTCCCAAAATATTTTCAGATGCTATTGGTTTCCGACGCGGCGGCCGCTACAGTAGCCGTAGTCAAGATATATCATTATCGAGGCTTATCAACTTAAAAAATTTCAAATTTGTCAAAAACACTTTTGAATTAGTACCCCGCTCCGATTCGGCTTTACTCGATGTTTATTATTACTTAACGCCACTTAAAAATAAGTCGTTTCAAGCAGAACTAAGTGGTTTCTCAAAGTCCAATAACTTTAACGGTACAGATATATCACTGAAATGGCAACATCTAAACCTCTTCAAGGGAGCTGAAATATTTTCCTTATCGGCCAATGCTGGTTTGCAGTTTCAAGTAGGTGGTGGTGCCAACGCCATCAATAACTCAACCTTCGGAATAACATCGTCGTTGACATTACCACGCTTTGCGATTCCATTCTTGAAGTTTAATCCAGCTCGAAACCAGTCGCTTCCTTCTACAACATTCAATGTGGCCTACAATTATATTAGACGTGGGGGCTTGTACAAAACAACCTCATTGACCACATCGATGGCTTATGATTGGAGTCAGAATGCTACTTTCCGTAATACAATTACACCAATTTCAATTACGTATGTCAAGAACTTCGATTTTTCATTTGATTATATAGAATACATTCTTACTACCGCCCCCGAGCAATTAATCATCCTTGAATCAAACACCATTATACCTAGTTCGAGTTATCAGTTTTCCTATACCCCAAGGCCAAGTATAAAGGGCGAATCCTTCACTTTATCAGGCAGTTTGGAAGTAGCAGGAAACCTAGCAAGTATAGTTTCCAATTCGGCACATTCCAACAACGAAGCCCAGACAATCTTGGGTGTGGGCTATGCCCAATACGCCCGTGCAGATTTAGATTTTAGGTACTACAAAAATATCAATTCCAAAATTAAATGGGCCAATCGTGTAATGTTGGGTTTTGGCTTACCTTATGGCAATTCAAAGTCATTACCATTTGTCAAACAATATATTGTTGGAGGTA
The DNA window shown above is from Flectobacillus major DSM 103 and carries:
- the tamL gene encoding translocation and assembly module lipoprotein TamL → MPTKIIIYLIVLLIMSSCSVSRKLPAGESLYTGAEIIVQPDSSIKKADVEAVKVELTEFVRPKPNSNIFGFPYRVWLYYLMGEPKKEKGLRMWFRKKFGEPPVLASKGATTANAKQINSLLNNQGFFRTTTSGDLVEKSRMAKAVYKVRLKARYYIDSVTFQTDGDTSAFGKAFADTRKNTLLKKGTPYQFDKLLEERTRIERELRVKGFYYFRSDYILFKADSVSHKEKVDITVEIKTNVTQVDKKVYRINDIHVIADYGENLATNTSSAVLAKTFRGIQVIDPLGAYRPKIFSDAIGFRRGGRYSSRSQDISLSRLINLKNFKFVKNTFELVPRSDSALLDVYYYLTPLKNKSFQAELSGFSKSNNFNGTDISLKWQHLNLFKGAEIFSLSANAGLQFQVGGGANAINNSTFGITSSLTLPRFAIPFLKFNPARNQSLPSTTFNVAYNYIRRGGLYKTTSLTTSMAYDWSQNATFRNTITPISITYVKNFDFSFDYIEYILTTAPEQLIILESNTIIPSSSYQFSYTPRPSIKGESFTLSGSLEVAGNLASIVSNSAHSNNEAQTILGVGYAQYARADLDFRYYKNINSKIKWANRVMLGFGLPYGNSKSLPFVKQYIVGGSNSIRAFVARSVGPGTYKSTVDNPTAFLGSQTGDMKLELNTEIRAKLNGFIQGAMFVDAGNVWIYKNEDLYGKDGLFGSDFYKQLAIGAGLGIRFDFTYLLLRFDLATPLHKPYLAEGERWVIKDIDFGSSAWRKENLILNIAMGLPF